One window from the genome of Syntrophales bacterium encodes:
- a CDS encoding FadR/GntR family transcriptional regulator — protein MKKLLAPIRAKSLKEVFIEHFESLILSGKLEAGQKLLSERELAEALGVSRPVVHEGLLELEARGLVTMKPRAGTVVNDYRTNGSLAILDTLINYYSGTLETKLLDSMVEMRILFESETVRLAALNRTEEQLQTFYQLLEEWDAIDMNDVAATTGLYFRFHHHAAMASGNLFYPLLLNSFKHVYVNISRQSFIDAPFMKQVAALHRRIVEAIAAQDPPAAVEAVRELIAYGVGHLKSMLNMTDREAGQ, from the coding sequence GCCAAGAGCCTGAAAGAGGTGTTCATCGAGCACTTCGAGTCGCTGATCCTCTCCGGCAAGCTCGAGGCGGGGCAGAAGCTGCTGTCCGAGCGCGAACTGGCGGAGGCTCTCGGCGTCAGCCGCCCCGTCGTCCACGAGGGCCTGCTGGAGCTGGAGGCGCGGGGACTGGTCACAATGAAGCCCCGGGCGGGAACGGTGGTCAACGATTACCGCACCAACGGCTCCCTGGCGATACTCGACACGCTGATCAATTACTACTCGGGAACCCTCGAGACGAAGCTCCTGGACAGCATGGTGGAGATGCGCATCCTGTTCGAGTCCGAGACGGTCCGTCTCGCGGCGCTGAACCGGACGGAGGAGCAGCTTCAGACTTTTTATCAACTCCTGGAGGAATGGGACGCCATCGATATGAACGACGTCGCCGCCACCACGGGCCTGTATTTCCGCTTCCACCACCATGCGGCGATGGCCTCGGGCAATCTCTTCTACCCGCTGCTGTTGAACTCCTTCAAGCACGTCTACGTCAACATATCGCGCCAGTCCTTCATCGACGCCCCGTTCATGAAGCAGGTCGCCGCCCTGCATCGCAGGATCGTCGAGGCCATCGCCGCCCAGGACCCGCCGGCCGCGGTCGAGGCGGTGAGAGAGCTGATCGCATACGGCGTCGGGCACCTGAAATCCATGCTGAACATGACGGATCGGGAAGCCGGGCAGTAG